One region of Corvus moneduloides isolate bCorMon1 chromosome 15, bCorMon1.pri, whole genome shotgun sequence genomic DNA includes:
- the MAT2B gene encoding methionine adenosyltransferase 2 subunit beta isoform X3, whose product MVGREKELRIRFAPGRCELVEEDVDIPSRRILITGATGLLGRAVFKEFNENNWNAVGCGYRRAQPRFEQINLLDSIAVHDIIHDFQPHVIVHCAAERRPDIVESQPDAASQLNVAASANLAKEAAGVGAFLIYISTDYVFDGTSPPYKETDVPNPLNLYGKTKLEGEKAVLENNEETAVLRIPVLYGEVERLEESAVTVMFDKVQFSNKSANMDHWQQRFPTNVKDVAAVCRQLAEKRMLITDSPVVGALRPKNAQLDCSKLEMLGIGQRTPFRAGIRESLWPFLVDKRWRQTVFH is encoded by the exons atGGTCGGCCGGGAGAAGGAGCTTAGGATCCGCTTCGCGCCGGGACGCTGCGAACTCGTGGAG GAAGATGTTGACATTCCCAGTAGGCGAATTTTGATCACTGGTGCTACAGGACTTCTTGGCAGAGCTGTGTTTAAAGAATTCAATGAAAATAATTGGAATGCAGTTGGCTGTGGATACAGGAGAGCTCAGCCCAGATTTGAACAGATTAATCTTCTGGACTCTATTGCAGTTCATGACATTATCCATGATTTTCAG CCTCATGTTATAGTgcactgtgctgctgagagaagGCCAGATATTGTAGAAAGTCAACCAGATGCTGCTTCTCAGCTCAATGTGGCTGCTTCAGCGAACTTAGCAAAAGAGGCAG CTGGAGTTGGAGCATTTCTGATCTACATTAGTACAGACTATGTATTTGATGGAACAAGCCCTCCATATAAAGAGACTGATGTACCAAATCCCCTGAATTTATATGGTAAAACCAAATTGGAGGGTGAAAAAGCAGTTCTGGAAAACAATGAAG aAACCGCAGTACTTAGGATTCCTGTCTTGTATGGAGAGGTGGAAAGACTGGAGGAGAGTGCTGTGACGGTTATGTTTGATAAAGTGCAGTTCAGTAATAAATCTGCCAACATGGACCACTGGCAACAGAGATTTCCTACCAATGTCAAGGATGTAGCAGCTGTTTGCAGACAACTAGCAGAGAAGAGAATGCTG ATTACTGATAGTCCAGTTGTGGGTGCTCTTCGTCCGAAGAATGCTCAGCTGGACTGCTCCAAGTTGGAGATGCTGGGGATAGGTCAGAGAACACCATTTCGAGCTGGGATCAGAGAATCACTTTGGCCTTTCCTTGTTGACAAGAGATGGAGACAGACAGTCTTCCATTAG
- the MAT2B gene encoding methionine adenosyltransferase 2 subunit beta isoform X2, which yields MPEMLLEMEQEDVDIPSRRILITGATGLLGRAVFKEFNENNWNAVGCGYRRAQPRFEQINLLDSIAVHDIIHDFQPHVIVHCAAERRPDIVESQPDAASQLNVAASANLAKEAAGVGAFLIYISTDYVFDGTSPPYKETDVPNPLNLYGKTKLEGEKAVLENNEETAVLRIPVLYGEVERLEESAVTVMFDKVQFSNKSANMDHWQQRFPTNVKDVAAVCRQLAEKRMLDPSIKGTFHWSGNEQMTKYEMACAIADAFNLPSSHLRPITDSPVVGALRPKNAQLDCSKLEMLGIGQRTPFRAGIRESLWPFLVDKRWRQTVFH from the exons ATGcctgaaatgctgctggaaatggAGCAG GAAGATGTTGACATTCCCAGTAGGCGAATTTTGATCACTGGTGCTACAGGACTTCTTGGCAGAGCTGTGTTTAAAGAATTCAATGAAAATAATTGGAATGCAGTTGGCTGTGGATACAGGAGAGCTCAGCCCAGATTTGAACAGATTAATCTTCTGGACTCTATTGCAGTTCATGACATTATCCATGATTTTCAG CCTCATGTTATAGTgcactgtgctgctgagagaagGCCAGATATTGTAGAAAGTCAACCAGATGCTGCTTCTCAGCTCAATGTGGCTGCTTCAGCGAACTTAGCAAAAGAGGCAG CTGGAGTTGGAGCATTTCTGATCTACATTAGTACAGACTATGTATTTGATGGAACAAGCCCTCCATATAAAGAGACTGATGTACCAAATCCCCTGAATTTATATGGTAAAACCAAATTGGAGGGTGAAAAAGCAGTTCTGGAAAACAATGAAG aAACCGCAGTACTTAGGATTCCTGTCTTGTATGGAGAGGTGGAAAGACTGGAGGAGAGTGCTGTGACGGTTATGTTTGATAAAGTGCAGTTCAGTAATAAATCTGCCAACATGGACCACTGGCAACAGAGATTTCCTACCAATGTCAAGGATGTAGCAGCTGTTTGCAGACAACTAGCAGAGAAGAGAATGCTG GACCCATCAATAAAAGGAACATTTCACTGGTCTGGCAATGAACAGATGACTAAGTATGAGATGGCATGTGCAATTGCAGATGCTTTCAACCTTCCCAGCAGCCACTTGAGGCCA ATTACTGATAGTCCAGTTGTGGGTGCTCTTCGTCCGAAGAATGCTCAGCTGGACTGCTCCAAGTTGGAGATGCTGGGGATAGGTCAGAGAACACCATTTCGAGCTGGGATCAGAGAATCACTTTGGCCTTTCCTTGTTGACAAGAGATGGAGACAGACAGTCTTCCATTAG
- the MAT2B gene encoding methionine adenosyltransferase 2 subunit beta isoform X1, which translates to MVGREKELRIRFAPGRCELVEEDVDIPSRRILITGATGLLGRAVFKEFNENNWNAVGCGYRRAQPRFEQINLLDSIAVHDIIHDFQPHVIVHCAAERRPDIVESQPDAASQLNVAASANLAKEAAGVGAFLIYISTDYVFDGTSPPYKETDVPNPLNLYGKTKLEGEKAVLENNEETAVLRIPVLYGEVERLEESAVTVMFDKVQFSNKSANMDHWQQRFPTNVKDVAAVCRQLAEKRMLDPSIKGTFHWSGNEQMTKYEMACAIADAFNLPSSHLRPITDSPVVGALRPKNAQLDCSKLEMLGIGQRTPFRAGIRESLWPFLVDKRWRQTVFH; encoded by the exons atGGTCGGCCGGGAGAAGGAGCTTAGGATCCGCTTCGCGCCGGGACGCTGCGAACTCGTGGAG GAAGATGTTGACATTCCCAGTAGGCGAATTTTGATCACTGGTGCTACAGGACTTCTTGGCAGAGCTGTGTTTAAAGAATTCAATGAAAATAATTGGAATGCAGTTGGCTGTGGATACAGGAGAGCTCAGCCCAGATTTGAACAGATTAATCTTCTGGACTCTATTGCAGTTCATGACATTATCCATGATTTTCAG CCTCATGTTATAGTgcactgtgctgctgagagaagGCCAGATATTGTAGAAAGTCAACCAGATGCTGCTTCTCAGCTCAATGTGGCTGCTTCAGCGAACTTAGCAAAAGAGGCAG CTGGAGTTGGAGCATTTCTGATCTACATTAGTACAGACTATGTATTTGATGGAACAAGCCCTCCATATAAAGAGACTGATGTACCAAATCCCCTGAATTTATATGGTAAAACCAAATTGGAGGGTGAAAAAGCAGTTCTGGAAAACAATGAAG aAACCGCAGTACTTAGGATTCCTGTCTTGTATGGAGAGGTGGAAAGACTGGAGGAGAGTGCTGTGACGGTTATGTTTGATAAAGTGCAGTTCAGTAATAAATCTGCCAACATGGACCACTGGCAACAGAGATTTCCTACCAATGTCAAGGATGTAGCAGCTGTTTGCAGACAACTAGCAGAGAAGAGAATGCTG GACCCATCAATAAAAGGAACATTTCACTGGTCTGGCAATGAACAGATGACTAAGTATGAGATGGCATGTGCAATTGCAGATGCTTTCAACCTTCCCAGCAGCCACTTGAGGCCA ATTACTGATAGTCCAGTTGTGGGTGCTCTTCGTCCGAAGAATGCTCAGCTGGACTGCTCCAAGTTGGAGATGCTGGGGATAGGTCAGAGAACACCATTTCGAGCTGGGATCAGAGAATCACTTTGGCCTTTCCTTGTTGACAAGAGATGGAGACAGACAGTCTTCCATTAG